The Bos javanicus breed banteng chromosome 18, ARS-OSU_banteng_1.0, whole genome shotgun sequence genome has a segment encoding these proteins:
- the KLK13 gene encoding kallikrein-13 isoform X1: MWPLAAAISFLMVAWSGGISREYPKILNGTNGTNGFLPGGYTCIPHSQPWQAALKVQGRLLCGGVLVHPKWVLTAAHCLKEGYRVYLGKHVLARVEAGEQVREVARAIPHPRYQSSPTHLNHDHDIMLLELKSSVQLTRHIQTLPLSHHHCLPPGTCCRVSGWGTTTSPQVTYPQTLQCANIELRSDEECRQVYPGKITPNMLCAGTKEGGKDSCEGDSGGPLVCNGTLHGIISWGDFPCGQPNRPGVYTRVSQYVPWIQETIQKRKTCKQEWTKGPQ, encoded by the exons GCATCTCTCGGGAGTACCCCAAGATTCTCAATGGCACCAATGGGACCAACGGGTTCCTCCCTGGTGGCTACACCTGTATCCCCCACTCTCAGCCCTGGCAGGCAGCCCTAAAAGTGCAAGGGCGGCTGCTCTGCGGGGGAGTCCTGGTGCACCCCAAATGGGTCCTCACCGCGGCGCACTGTCTAAAGGA AGGGTACAGAGTGTACCTGGGCAAGCACGTCCTGGCGCGTGTGGAGGCTGGGGAGCAGGTGAGGGAGGTGGCTCGAGCTATCCCCCACCCTCGGTACCAGAGCAGCCCCACCCACCTGAACCATGACCACGACATCATGCTTCTGGAACTGAAGTCCTCTGTGCAGCTCACCAGGCACATCCAGACCCTGCCCCTCTCCCACCATCACTGCCTGCCCCCCGGCACCTGCTGCCGGGTGTCTGGCTGGGGCACCACCACCAGCCCCCAGG tgACTTACCCCCAAACCCTCCAATGTGCCAACATCGAGCTTCGCTCAGACGAAGAGTGTCGTCAAGTCTACCCGGGGAAGATCACACCCAACATGCTCTGTGCCGGCACAAAAGAGGGTGGCAAGGACTCCTGTGAG GGTGACTCCGGGGGTCCCCTGGTCTGTAACGGAACACTTCATGGCATCATCTCCTGGGGAGACTTCCCTTGTGGGCAGCCCAACCGGCCTGGTGTCTACACCCGAGTTTCTCAGTATGTTCCATGGATCCAAGAAACAATCCAAAAGCGGAAAACTTGTAAACAGGAATGGACGAAGGGCCCACAATAA
- the KLK13 gene encoding kallikrein-13 isoform X2, whose product MRLERMEEWMDGYCLGISREYPKILNGTNGTNGFLPGGYTCIPHSQPWQAALKVQGRLLCGGVLVHPKWVLTAAHCLKEGYRVYLGKHVLARVEAGEQVREVARAIPHPRYQSSPTHLNHDHDIMLLELKSSVQLTRHIQTLPLSHHHCLPPGTCCRVSGWGTTTSPQVTYPQTLQCANIELRSDEECRQVYPGKITPNMLCAGTKEGGKDSCEGDSGGPLVCNGTLHGIISWGDFPCGQPNRPGVYTRVSQYVPWIQETIQKRKTCKQEWTKGPQ is encoded by the exons ATGCGTTTAGAAAGGAtggaggaatggatggatggatactgCCTAG GCATCTCTCGGGAGTACCCCAAGATTCTCAATGGCACCAATGGGACCAACGGGTTCCTCCCTGGTGGCTACACCTGTATCCCCCACTCTCAGCCCTGGCAGGCAGCCCTAAAAGTGCAAGGGCGGCTGCTCTGCGGGGGAGTCCTGGTGCACCCCAAATGGGTCCTCACCGCGGCGCACTGTCTAAAGGA AGGGTACAGAGTGTACCTGGGCAAGCACGTCCTGGCGCGTGTGGAGGCTGGGGAGCAGGTGAGGGAGGTGGCTCGAGCTATCCCCCACCCTCGGTACCAGAGCAGCCCCACCCACCTGAACCATGACCACGACATCATGCTTCTGGAACTGAAGTCCTCTGTGCAGCTCACCAGGCACATCCAGACCCTGCCCCTCTCCCACCATCACTGCCTGCCCCCCGGCACCTGCTGCCGGGTGTCTGGCTGGGGCACCACCACCAGCCCCCAGG tgACTTACCCCCAAACCCTCCAATGTGCCAACATCGAGCTTCGCTCAGACGAAGAGTGTCGTCAAGTCTACCCGGGGAAGATCACACCCAACATGCTCTGTGCCGGCACAAAAGAGGGTGGCAAGGACTCCTGTGAG GGTGACTCCGGGGGTCCCCTGGTCTGTAACGGAACACTTCATGGCATCATCTCCTGGGGAGACTTCCCTTGTGGGCAGCCCAACCGGCCTGGTGTCTACACCCGAGTTTCTCAGTATGTTCCATGGATCCAAGAAACAATCCAAAAGCGGAAAACTTGTAAACAGGAATGGACGAAGGGCCCACAATAA